In a single window of the Polynucleobacter sp. MWH-UH24A genome:
- a CDS encoding YicC/YloC family endoribonuclease: MISSMTGYGSASHPITIGQGSFANLQVEIRAVNSRFLDLSFRIPDECKSAEGALRELLNKHLKRGKVEVRAAWRQSSSEHGHSQSAIAIDLAKLRALKDAQKAIREQFPSAEELRIADILRYPGVVADSDTAEDQWHGAILKAGEEALQQLLQSRQVEGQALAKVLTNALDAMQGMVTKLEPRIPEIVTLYQNKLVARIEEALGVHATQANIPFNTELLERIRQEVVLYAVRIDVAEELARLKTHIQVARTAIAEGGAVGKRLDFLIQELNREANTLGSKSVHEDCTNTALELKLLIEQMREQVQNLE; the protein is encoded by the coding sequence ATGATATCGAGCATGACTGGTTATGGCAGTGCTTCCCACCCCATTACGATTGGTCAGGGGAGCTTTGCCAATCTTCAGGTGGAGATTCGGGCAGTTAATAGCCGCTTTTTGGATCTGAGCTTTCGGATACCCGATGAGTGCAAAAGCGCTGAGGGTGCTTTGCGTGAGCTCCTCAATAAACATCTAAAGCGCGGCAAGGTTGAGGTTCGGGCTGCTTGGCGTCAAAGCTCAAGCGAGCATGGGCACTCCCAAAGTGCGATTGCAATAGACCTCGCCAAGCTGAGGGCCTTGAAAGATGCACAAAAAGCGATTCGGGAACAGTTTCCTTCCGCAGAGGAGCTTCGCATTGCCGATATTCTGCGCTATCCGGGTGTGGTTGCGGATTCGGATACCGCTGAGGACCAGTGGCATGGCGCAATTCTGAAGGCCGGCGAGGAGGCCTTGCAGCAGTTGCTTCAATCACGGCAGGTCGAGGGTCAGGCGCTCGCTAAGGTTTTAACGAATGCTCTCGATGCGATGCAAGGCATGGTGACCAAACTTGAACCTCGTATTCCTGAGATTGTGACCCTTTATCAAAACAAATTAGTGGCTCGGATCGAGGAAGCCTTGGGTGTTCATGCGACGCAAGCCAATATCCCGTTTAATACCGAGTTACTAGAGCGTATTCGGCAGGAGGTGGTTTTGTATGCGGTTCGTATTGATGTTGCCGAAGAGTTGGCTCGTCTTAAAACGCATATTCAGGTCGCAAGGACCGCGATTGCAGAGGGTGGGGCCGTGGGTAAGCGCTTAGATTTCTTGATTCAAGAGCTAAATCGTGAAGCCAATACCCTTGGATCTAAATCAGTTCATGAGGACTGCACAAATACTGCATTGGAACTCAAATTATTGATTGAGCAAATGCGCGAGCAAGTGCAAAATTTGGAGTGA
- the hemW gene encoding radical SAM family heme chaperone HemW has translation MLKAAFALTALPPLSLYIHFPWCERKCPYCDFNSHQVKDGGFNEGRYIEALVADLQTELPNVWGRRVHTIFIGGGTPSLLSPKGLDDLLSHVRALIPIEPHAEITLEANPGSVESGKFAEFASIGINRVSLGIQSFNSDHLKALGRIHNQHDARRAIEIAHDHFERINIDLMYALPKQTLFEARADLQEALSFDVSHLSLYHLTLEPNTYFASHPPPLPHEDESHAMFESALETLAAHSFSRYEVSAYSKPKQQCKHNLNYWEFGDYIGIGAGAHGKISFPDRITRQIRERHPETYMSKMTEQGHAVIENRVLTQDDLPFEFMLGALRLIDGVPTAMFSERTGLGLTAISKPIAEALRKGLLDEDPTRLKASPLGMRYLNDLQELFLK, from the coding sequence ATGCTTAAGGCTGCATTCGCGCTCACCGCGCTCCCTCCTCTCTCGCTGTATATCCATTTCCCCTGGTGTGAGCGCAAGTGTCCCTACTGTGACTTTAATTCGCATCAGGTCAAAGATGGCGGATTTAATGAGGGCCGTTACATCGAAGCGCTGGTGGCTGATCTCCAAACCGAGCTTCCCAATGTATGGGGTCGTCGAGTCCATACCATTTTTATTGGGGGCGGCACTCCTAGCCTCTTATCCCCCAAAGGCCTCGATGATCTTTTATCCCATGTACGGGCTCTCATCCCCATCGAGCCCCATGCTGAAATCACTCTTGAAGCCAATCCAGGATCGGTCGAATCGGGTAAGTTTGCTGAATTTGCCAGTATTGGCATTAACCGTGTGTCCTTAGGGATACAGAGCTTTAACTCAGATCATCTCAAGGCATTGGGACGGATTCATAATCAGCACGATGCGCGCCGTGCCATTGAAATCGCACACGATCATTTTGAACGCATCAATATTGATCTGATGTACGCCCTTCCCAAGCAGACCCTTTTCGAGGCCCGGGCTGATCTTCAAGAAGCCCTATCATTTGATGTATCCCATCTATCGCTCTACCACTTAACACTCGAACCAAATACCTATTTTGCGAGTCATCCGCCACCACTTCCGCACGAAGATGAGAGCCATGCCATGTTTGAATCGGCATTAGAGACACTGGCGGCGCATAGCTTTAGTCGGTATGAAGTCTCGGCATACAGCAAGCCAAAGCAACAGTGCAAACATAATCTGAATTATTGGGAGTTTGGTGACTACATTGGCATTGGTGCTGGTGCGCATGGCAAGATCTCGTTTCCGGATCGAATAACACGTCAGATCCGTGAACGCCACCCTGAGACCTATATGAGTAAGATGACCGAACAGGGTCACGCCGTCATTGAAAACCGAGTGCTCACGCAAGACGATTTACCCTTTGAGTTCATGCTAGGAGCATTAAGACTAATTGATGGGGTGCCAACAGCAATGTTCTCGGAGCGAACGGGTCTTGGGCTCACCGCGATTAGCAAACCGATTGCAGAGGCTCTTCGTAAAGGATTATTGGACGAAGATCCTACGCGACTCAAAGCCAGTCCACTGGGCATGCGCTATCTCAATGACCTGCAGGAATTGTTCTTGAAATAA
- a CDS encoding phosphomannomutase/phosphoglucomutase — protein sequence MNVPASIFKAYDIRGIIDETLNPQIARAIGQAFGSQMRDLGEMDVVIGRDGRLSGPVLIEALTEGLLSTGINVIDLGMVATPMVYFATHQTIGNSQPKSGIMITGSHNPPNYNGFKMVLGGSAIYGDQIQGLRQQIEADDFRQGSGKRSSFNIFPQYLQTIVGDVRLARPIKIAIDCGNGVGGAFAGELFRALGCEVQELFCEVDGHFPNHHPDPAHLENLQDLVRNLASTSNELGLAFDGDADRLGVVTKDGEVIFPDRQMMLFAKDVLSRNPKGQIIYDVKCTRNLAPWIREHGGEPLMWKTGHSLVKAKLKETGAPLAGEMSGHIFFKDRWFGFDDGLYTGARLLEILSHFDNPSTVLNALPNAICTPELQLPCAEGESFVLLEKIKANPKFPSSQSINTIDGVRVEYDDGFGLARPSNTTPIVVLRFEADSEEAIQRIQQEFKAALLAVKPDARLPF from the coding sequence ATGAATGTTCCTGCCTCGATTTTTAAAGCCTACGATATCCGCGGCATTATTGATGAAACTCTTAATCCACAGATTGCTCGAGCAATTGGCCAAGCTTTTGGCAGTCAAATGCGCGATTTGGGAGAAATGGACGTTGTTATTGGTCGAGATGGTCGACTCTCGGGCCCAGTTCTGATTGAGGCCCTAACCGAGGGTTTGCTATCGACCGGCATTAATGTGATTGACCTCGGAATGGTCGCCACACCGATGGTGTACTTTGCTACCCATCAGACCATTGGAAATAGCCAACCCAAATCTGGGATCATGATTACCGGCAGCCATAATCCGCCCAATTACAACGGCTTTAAGATGGTACTCGGTGGATCAGCGATTTATGGCGATCAGATTCAGGGGCTGCGCCAGCAAATTGAAGCGGATGATTTTCGCCAAGGGAGTGGCAAACGTTCCAGCTTCAATATCTTCCCTCAGTACTTACAAACCATTGTTGGCGATGTTCGCCTAGCCAGACCCATAAAAATCGCCATCGATTGTGGCAATGGCGTGGGTGGCGCGTTTGCTGGAGAATTATTTCGGGCCCTGGGTTGTGAGGTGCAAGAACTCTTTTGTGAGGTTGATGGGCATTTTCCCAATCACCATCCGGACCCTGCCCACCTTGAGAATCTTCAAGACCTAGTTCGCAACCTTGCAAGCACTAGCAATGAGCTGGGTCTTGCCTTTGATGGCGACGCCGATCGACTTGGTGTAGTAACCAAAGATGGCGAGGTGATTTTTCCGGATCGGCAAATGATGCTGTTTGCCAAGGATGTACTCAGTCGCAATCCAAAGGGCCAAATCATTTATGACGTCAAATGTACGCGTAACCTTGCCCCATGGATCCGTGAACATGGGGGTGAGCCTCTCATGTGGAAGACTGGCCACTCCTTAGTCAAGGCCAAGCTGAAAGAGACTGGTGCCCCTCTAGCTGGGGAGATGAGCGGTCACATCTTTTTTAAGGATCGCTGGTTTGGATTTGATGATGGTCTCTATACCGGCGCCCGCCTACTAGAAATCCTTAGTCATTTTGATAATCCAAGTACAGTGTTAAATGCCCTACCGAATGCCATTTGCACCCCTGAATTGCAACTTCCATGTGCCGAGGGTGAATCTTTTGTCTTGCTTGAGAAAATCAAGGCTAACCCCAAGTTCCCAAGTTCTCAATCGATTAATACGATTGATGGTGTACGGGTGGAATATGACGATGGCTTTGGTTTGGCTCGCCCCTCGAATACAACACCGATTGTGGTACTTCGATTTGAGGCTGATTCGGAAGAAGCGATTCAACGAATCCAGCAAGAATTCAAAGCGGCTCTTTTAGCTGTGAAGCCGGATGCAAGATTACCGTTTTAG
- the pgi gene encoding glucose-6-phosphate isomerase produces MTALSNAESSSNPSSAVFGSLQAAGIVLDLAYQGIDAKDWKRLFANAQEAKVSDHLNAVFNGERVNTSEHRPALHTALRNLDKSPILVDGKDVMPEIAEVWQRIEGLCNKWVGVTDLIHIGIGGSDFGPRLAVQALAHSANKSNRGLRVHFVANVDSAELSHALERAQANSTKVLIVTKSFGTAETLMNARAVLNWFKTKNLTSSQIQNSLFAITSNVQAAKEFGIQAEHIFPFWDWVGGRFSVWSAVGLPIALQYGFDTFKQFLQGANHMDRHAISARADQNLPILMALALYHQQTKHHSKAYAVIPYAHALELFPYWLQQLDMESHGKQVDRFGKPVSLSSPVVFGSAGTNAQHSYFQLLHQGPECIPVDLIAVKEAMSALPEAKDHHFALLANCLAQAQALALGRDASDPNLSYPGKRPSNLIVLPKLDAYHLGALLALYEHRAVCLGSLWGLNSFDQPGVELGKVLAKPIERALQEKEGSGDTLDSITAARISYFRK; encoded by the coding sequence ATGACCGCACTCTCTAACGCAGAATCATCGAGCAACCCCTCAAGCGCGGTTTTTGGCTCCCTTCAAGCGGCTGGTATCGTTTTGGATCTCGCCTACCAGGGTATTGACGCTAAGGATTGGAAACGATTATTTGCGAACGCTCAGGAAGCAAAGGTCAGTGACCACTTAAATGCTGTTTTTAATGGTGAGCGTGTAAATACTAGTGAGCATCGCCCTGCACTGCATACGGCACTGCGTAATCTCGATAAGAGCCCAATTTTGGTTGATGGTAAGGATGTCATGCCAGAGATCGCTGAAGTCTGGCAACGAATCGAGGGCTTATGCAATAAATGGGTGGGTGTGACCGATTTAATTCATATTGGTATTGGGGGCTCAGACTTTGGCCCACGACTTGCTGTGCAAGCCCTCGCTCACTCAGCGAATAAATCCAATCGCGGGCTGCGAGTTCATTTTGTAGCCAATGTCGACAGTGCTGAACTAAGTCATGCTTTAGAGCGTGCTCAAGCCAACAGTACCAAGGTATTGATTGTGACCAAGTCCTTTGGTACAGCCGAGACTTTGATGAATGCGCGAGCTGTTCTTAATTGGTTTAAAACCAAGAACCTCACCAGCTCACAAATCCAAAACTCCTTGTTTGCCATTACCAGCAATGTCCAAGCAGCCAAAGAGTTCGGCATTCAGGCAGAGCATATCTTTCCCTTTTGGGATTGGGTTGGCGGACGATTTTCGGTATGGTCTGCGGTCGGTCTACCCATCGCACTGCAATACGGCTTTGATACCTTCAAACAATTTTTGCAAGGTGCTAATCACATGGATCGCCATGCGATTAGCGCTCGCGCCGATCAAAATCTTCCAATTCTGATGGCCTTGGCTTTGTACCATCAACAAACTAAACACCATTCCAAGGCATACGCCGTGATTCCATATGCACATGCCCTTGAACTATTTCCATACTGGTTGCAGCAATTAGATATGGAGAGTCATGGCAAGCAAGTGGATCGCTTTGGTAAGCCCGTATCACTTAGTTCTCCCGTTGTCTTTGGCAGTGCTGGCACTAATGCACAGCACTCGTATTTTCAGTTACTGCATCAAGGTCCAGAGTGCATTCCGGTTGATCTAATTGCCGTCAAAGAAGCAATGAGCGCTCTACCAGAAGCCAAGGATCATCACTTCGCTCTCTTAGCCAATTGTTTGGCACAAGCCCAAGCCTTAGCCTTAGGTCGCGATGCGAGCGACCCTAATCTTAGCTACCCTGGAAAGCGTCCCAGTAATTTAATTGTGCTGCCCAAACTCGATGCCTATCATTTGGGCGCCTTACTTGCTCTTTATGAGCACCGTGCTGTTTGCTTGGGATCGCTGTGGGGTCTTAATAGCTTTGATCAGCCCGGAGTTGAACTTGGCAAAGTACTAGCAAAACCCATTGAACGCGCCCTCCAAGAAAAAGAGGGTTCGGGTGATACCTTGGACTCCATCACTGCTGCCAGAATTTCTTATTTCCGAAAATAA
- the rph gene encoding ribonuclease PH: protein MNRPSQRQARDLRPITITRSFTKHAEGSVLIEFGDTKVLCTASVLEKVPPHQKGSGEGWVTAEYGMLPRSTHTRSDREAARGKQSGRTQEIQRLIGRALRSVFDLKRLGERTIHLDCDVLQADGGTRTAAITGAYVAARDAVNHLLHQKLITSDPIIDSVAAISVGIYQGVPVLDLDYAEDSDCDTDMNVVMTGRGGMIEVQGTAEGAPFSRSELDALLNLAQVGIEELTRIQKNALAA from the coding sequence ATGAATCGTCCCAGCCAACGCCAAGCACGTGATCTGCGGCCCATCACCATCACCCGCTCCTTTACAAAACACGCCGAGGGCTCGGTCTTAATCGAATTTGGGGACACCAAGGTTCTTTGCACCGCAAGCGTTCTCGAGAAGGTACCCCCCCATCAAAAAGGCTCGGGTGAAGGCTGGGTAACCGCCGAATACGGCATGCTGCCCCGCTCCACCCACACCCGATCGGATCGTGAAGCTGCCCGAGGCAAGCAAAGCGGACGTACTCAAGAGATTCAGCGACTGATTGGTCGAGCCTTGCGCAGCGTCTTTGATCTCAAACGACTTGGCGAGCGCACTATTCATCTTGATTGTGATGTGCTTCAAGCCGACGGGGGAACGCGCACCGCAGCGATTACCGGTGCCTATGTTGCTGCCCGCGATGCGGTCAATCATTTACTTCACCAGAAGCTGATTACCTCCGATCCGATCATCGATAGTGTTGCCGCGATCTCGGTGGGTATTTATCAGGGCGTCCCCGTTCTCGATCTTGATTACGCAGAAGACTCCGACTGCGATACGGATATGAATGTGGTGATGACCGGTCGTGGAGGCATGATTGAGGTTCAAGGAACGGCCGAAGGGGCTCCGTTCTCACGCTCTGAACTCGACGCACTATTAAACCTTGCTCAAGTTGGCATTGAGGAGCTAACGCGTATCCAGAAAAATGCTCTAGCCGCATGA
- a CDS encoding bifunctional (p)ppGpp synthetase/guanosine-3',5'-bis(diphosphate) 3'-pyrophosphohydrolase yields the protein MRTSASLPSANPAQSVIASLLEQSSRHLFGPTSQPTLPPKQQVVSITGLTDKLHYLKPEEINQIKKAFQFADAAHLGQYRHSGEPYISHPVSVAELCATWRLDAQSIMAALLHDVIEDSGCTQTDLINQFGTKVAELVEGLTKLDKLEFQSHAEAQAESFRKMFMAMARDVRVILVKLADRTHNMHTLDAVPIEKRRRVALETMEIYAPIAHRLGLNLIYRDLQDISFKHSMPMRFRAIEKAVKKARGNRREMVDKILDAVRMQFAKAGIEVDLQGREKTLFSIYHKMRSKHLSFSQVLDVYAFRVTVRTIDECYRALGILHSIYKPMPGKFKDYISIPKLNGYQSLHTTLVGPSGVPVEFQVRTADMHAVAESGVAAHWAYKDGSPELSEVQNRAHQWLQSLVDIQDNSGDSQEFLEHVKIDLFPDAVYVFTPKGQIRALPRGATALDFAYSIHSDLGNTCVAVKINNLQLPLRTELKNGDIVEVINSTSSQPNPGWLEFVRTGKARAAIRHSLKTKHYAEALQLGERLLASALRHQGVDAGLLTPEIWEKLLHWTGDKSREEVCVNIVLGRRTAAELATRLKILVGEEGGSEQMRLGSNDWGGSDHETQTQSLVVDGREGMSVSFQTCCHPIPGDDIMAYLGKGEGLQIHTQDCKVAHRMLSKDSDKWVGVQWSKDTKREFDVAITVDTKQGKGVLARVASSITSADSNILNVSMDDKYKEDSVTMRFTIQVLNRLHLSRVLRGLRANTDVFRVIRNKSV from the coding sequence ATGCGCACAAGCGCTTCTTTACCAAGCGCCAACCCCGCCCAAAGTGTAATTGCTTCTTTGTTGGAGCAGTCGAGCCGCCATCTTTTTGGCCCCACCTCACAACCCACATTACCCCCCAAGCAGCAAGTTGTATCAATTACCGGTTTAACTGACAAGCTTCATTATTTAAAGCCTGAGGAAATAAACCAGATCAAGAAAGCGTTTCAGTTCGCAGACGCCGCGCACTTGGGTCAGTACCGCCATAGCGGCGAACCCTATATTAGTCATCCGGTCTCGGTTGCCGAGCTGTGCGCAACTTGGCGTTTAGATGCCCAGAGCATCATGGCCGCTTTGCTCCACGACGTGATTGAGGATTCTGGCTGCACTCAGACCGATCTCATCAATCAATTTGGTACGAAAGTGGCTGAGCTGGTTGAGGGCTTAACCAAACTCGATAAATTAGAGTTTCAGAGTCATGCCGAGGCTCAAGCTGAGAGTTTTCGGAAAATGTTTATGGCAATGGCCCGTGATGTGCGCGTCATCTTGGTCAAGTTGGCTGATCGAACCCATAATATGCACACTCTTGATGCGGTCCCCATTGAAAAACGACGCAGGGTTGCATTAGAGACGATGGAAATCTACGCCCCGATTGCACACCGTCTGGGGCTCAACTTAATCTACCGTGATTTACAAGATATTAGCTTTAAGCATTCCATGCCGATGCGTTTTCGGGCGATTGAGAAAGCGGTTAAGAAGGCGCGCGGTAATCGTCGTGAGATGGTTGACAAGATTCTGGATGCGGTGCGGATGCAATTTGCCAAGGCTGGGATTGAGGTCGATTTGCAGGGTCGTGAGAAAACCCTCTTTAGCATTTATCACAAAATGCGCAGTAAGCATTTGAGCTTCTCGCAAGTCTTGGATGTTTACGCTTTCCGAGTTACCGTCCGTACGATCGATGAGTGCTACCGAGCCCTTGGAATTTTGCATTCCATCTATAAACCTATGCCCGGGAAGTTTAAGGATTACATCTCGATTCCTAAGTTGAATGGCTATCAATCCTTACACACCACCTTAGTGGGTCCATCTGGTGTACCGGTCGAGTTTCAGGTGCGCACCGCGGACATGCACGCCGTGGCTGAGTCTGGGGTAGCGGCCCACTGGGCTTATAAGGATGGCTCACCGGAACTCAGTGAAGTGCAAAACCGCGCGCACCAATGGTTGCAGTCGCTCGTTGATATTCAAGATAACAGCGGTGACTCACAAGAATTTTTAGAGCACGTCAAGATCGATTTGTTCCCCGATGCGGTCTATGTATTTACTCCTAAAGGCCAAATCCGTGCCTTGCCACGGGGCGCAACGGCCCTCGACTTTGCCTACTCCATCCATAGCGATCTTGGCAACACCTGCGTTGCGGTCAAGATTAATAATTTGCAATTGCCACTGCGTACCGAACTCAAGAATGGGGACATTGTGGAAGTGATTAACTCCACATCTTCACAGCCAAACCCAGGGTGGTTGGAGTTTGTACGCACTGGCAAAGCTCGCGCCGCCATTCGTCATTCATTGAAAACCAAGCACTATGCCGAAGCATTGCAATTGGGAGAACGTTTATTAGCGAGCGCGCTGCGACATCAGGGTGTCGATGCAGGACTCTTAACCCCGGAGATTTGGGAAAAGTTATTACATTGGACCGGCGATAAATCCCGCGAGGAGGTTTGCGTCAATATTGTCTTGGGACGACGGACTGCTGCTGAGTTAGCGACTCGTTTAAAAATCCTAGTTGGCGAAGAGGGCGGGTCTGAGCAAATGCGTCTTGGCTCGAACGATTGGGGCGGTTCGGATCATGAGACGCAAACGCAATCTCTGGTCGTGGATGGTCGTGAGGGTATGTCGGTCAGTTTTCAAACCTGTTGTCATCCGATTCCTGGCGATGACATCATGGCTTATCTGGGTAAAGGAGAGGGATTGCAAATCCACACCCAAGATTGCAAGGTGGCGCATCGCATGCTGTCAAAAGACAGTGATAAATGGGTTGGTGTGCAATGGAGTAAAGACACTAAGCGAGAGTTTGATGTGGCTATTACAGTAGATACTAAGCAAGGAAAGGGCGTGCTCGCCCGCGTTGCGAGTTCGATTACATCGGCTGATTCGAACATCTTAAATGTTTCAATGGATGATAAATACAAAGAGGACTCTGTGACGATGCGCTTTACCATTCAAGTATTAAATCGTTTGCATCTCTCTCGAGTGTTACGCGGTTTGCGCGCCAATACCGACGTGTTCCGGGTAATCCGTAATAAAAGCGTCTAG
- the rdgB gene encoding RdgB/HAM1 family non-canonical purine NTP pyrophosphatase — translation MNQRLVLASNNAGKLREFSQLFKPFAIELIPQGQLGISAAEEPFDRFIDNALAKARHASKLSGLPAIADDSGICVDALGGAPGVRSARFAGEHCSDTDNNQKLLSLLVGHANRRAHYVCALVVVRDADDPNPIIVETRWDGEIIDEPRGQEGFGYDPYFYLPQLQMTAAELSPERKNAISHRGQALVQLMRQLQSDSFFYRPHA, via the coding sequence ATGAACCAACGCTTGGTATTGGCTTCGAATAATGCAGGCAAGCTGAGAGAGTTTTCACAACTGTTTAAACCCTTTGCAATTGAACTCATTCCTCAGGGACAACTTGGGATTAGCGCAGCAGAGGAACCCTTTGACCGCTTTATCGATAATGCCCTAGCGAAGGCTCGGCATGCCAGCAAGCTTAGCGGTTTACCTGCCATTGCCGATGACTCCGGCATTTGTGTGGATGCCTTAGGTGGTGCGCCCGGTGTTCGCTCAGCCCGCTTTGCCGGTGAGCATTGCTCAGATACCGATAACAACCAAAAGCTTTTGTCCTTACTGGTGGGTCATGCAAACCGTCGAGCCCACTATGTATGTGCCTTGGTAGTGGTTCGAGACGCTGATGATCCCAATCCGATCATCGTTGAAACGCGTTGGGACGGTGAGATTATCGATGAGCCACGCGGTCAAGAGGGCTTTGGCTATGACCCCTACTTTTATTTACCGCAATTGCAAATGACCGCCGCAGAGTTAAGTCCAGAGCGCAAGAATGCGATTAGCCATCGAGGCCAAGCGCTGGTTCAGTTAATGAGGCAATTGCAGAGCGATTCGTTTTTTTATCGACCCCATGCTTAA
- a CDS encoding NAD(P)/FAD-dependent oxidoreductase: MEKLDCVVVGAGVVGLAVAREMALQGHETVLLEREASFGTISSARNSEVIHAGIYYPKDSLKAKLCVEGNRILYEYCRDHQVGTQRYGKLIVASDPQQVDDLHGIFYRAQQNGAREISLITAKEANTLEPDLRVAAAIWSKTTGIVDSHAYMLSLLGGFEDAGGMVAYLSPLNHARAIPGGFELEVGGADAMQLQTKYLINCAGMSAPAVAQRIEGIPTEHIPTAYFAKGNYFSLAGKSPFQHLIYPVPEPGGLGVHLTLDMAGQAKFGPDVEWLEIESEDQINYSVDPMRGERFYAAIRQYWPDLKDGSLQADYSGVRAKIVSKDQPAGDFRIDSPNEHGIEGLYNFFGFESPALTSSLAIAKYLKGLLNP, encoded by the coding sequence ATGGAAAAACTGGATTGTGTGGTGGTGGGAGCTGGAGTTGTTGGTTTGGCAGTCGCCCGAGAAATGGCATTGCAAGGTCATGAAACTGTATTACTCGAGCGGGAAGCATCGTTTGGAACCATTAGCAGCGCCCGAAATAGTGAAGTTATTCATGCGGGCATTTATTACCCAAAGGATTCATTAAAAGCAAAATTATGCGTTGAGGGTAATCGCATACTCTATGAGTATTGCCGCGACCATCAAGTTGGGACCCAGCGCTACGGTAAATTAATTGTGGCAAGCGATCCACAGCAGGTTGACGATCTGCATGGGATTTTCTATCGCGCTCAGCAAAATGGTGCACGTGAAATCAGCCTCATCACAGCCAAAGAAGCCAATACTCTAGAGCCGGATCTTCGTGTTGCCGCAGCAATTTGGTCAAAAACCACCGGCATTGTGGATAGCCATGCTTATATGCTGTCACTGCTTGGCGGTTTTGAGGATGCGGGCGGGATGGTTGCTTATCTCTCACCTTTAAATCATGCGCGCGCGATCCCTGGAGGATTTGAGCTGGAGGTGGGCGGTGCTGATGCGATGCAACTGCAAACGAAGTATCTCATTAATTGTGCAGGTATGAGCGCCCCAGCAGTTGCACAACGCATAGAGGGAATACCAACGGAACACATTCCAACAGCCTATTTTGCGAAAGGCAATTACTTTTCCTTAGCAGGCAAGTCACCATTTCAGCATTTAATTTATCCCGTACCAGAACCGGGTGGCTTGGGAGTGCATTTGACACTCGATATGGCGGGGCAGGCTAAGTTTGGTCCCGATGTGGAGTGGCTCGAGATTGAGTCTGAGGATCAGATTAACTATTCAGTCGATCCGATGCGGGGCGAGCGATTCTATGCAGCCATCCGTCAATACTGGCCAGACCTTAAGGATGGTAGTTTGCAGGCCGATTATTCAGGGGTACGTGCGAAGATCGTATCGAAAGATCAACCCGCTGGAGACTTTCGGATCGATAGCCCCAATGAACATGGAATTGAAGGTCTCTATAACTTCTTTGGCTTTGAGTCACCCGCACTAACCTCCAGTTTGGCAATCGCGAAGTATCTAAAGGGTTTGCTTAATCCCTAG
- the gmk gene encoding guanylate kinase, translating to MTMSTPKSYQGSMLMIVAPSGAGKSSLVNALLESDHRLQLSLSCTTRAPRAGELDGRDYSFITKEDFLAKQAAGDFLESAQVHGNLYGTSRSWIEGQMQQGHDVILEIDWQGAQQIRKLIPQAIWVFIFPPSIEALEERLHKRGQDDEVTIAKRVAAAHIELQHAHEADFIVINEVFADALRDLQAIVAASRLRTGPMMARYPALVKRLGA from the coding sequence ATGACCATGAGCACTCCAAAATCGTACCAAGGTAGCATGTTGATGATTGTGGCCCCTTCAGGGGCAGGTAAATCGTCTTTGGTGAATGCACTCCTGGAGTCTGACCATCGATTGCAGCTCTCGCTATCGTGTACCACGCGTGCACCGCGTGCCGGTGAGCTGGATGGGCGCGATTACTCCTTTATTACTAAAGAGGACTTTTTGGCTAAGCAAGCTGCCGGAGATTTTTTAGAGTCTGCGCAAGTGCATGGCAATCTCTATGGCACTTCGCGCTCGTGGATTGAGGGCCAAATGCAACAAGGCCATGACGTCATCTTAGAAATTGATTGGCAAGGCGCTCAGCAAATTCGCAAATTAATTCCTCAGGCGATTTGGGTGTTTATCTTCCCTCCCTCAATTGAGGCTCTTGAGGAACGTTTGCATAAGCGTGGCCAGGATGACGAGGTCACGATTGCAAAGCGTGTTGCAGCTGCCCACATCGAGTTACAACACGCCCACGAAGCTGATTTCATTGTCATTAACGAGGTCTTTGCAGACGCCCTACGCGACTTGCAGGCGATTGTGGCTGCTAGCCGCCTGCGGACAGGGCCCATGATGGCGCGTTACCCAGCCTTGGTCAAGCGACTTGGGGCATGA
- the rpoZ gene encoding DNA-directed RNA polymerase subunit omega: MARITVEDCLKTIPNRFELVLAGTYRARQLVQGHAARVDAKDKATVVALREIAVGVTDRDMLTKVPL; this comes from the coding sequence ATGGCCCGTATTACTGTAGAAGATTGTCTAAAAACCATTCCCAATCGTTTTGAGTTGGTCCTAGCTGGCACCTACCGCGCCCGGCAATTAGTTCAGGGACATGCAGCCCGAGTCGACGCAAAAGATAAAGCAACGGTTGTTGCTTTGCGTGAGATTGCTGTTGGGGTAACCGATCGGGATATGTTGACCAAAGTACCTCTCTAA